TCAGGCCATAACCCTCGATCAGCCGGGCGCCGGTCGCCGCCTCGAACCGCTGTTTCAGTTCGAGCGGCAACGGCGCGCCGCCCGAAATACAGGCACGCAGCGAGGAGAAATCGACATTGCGGATCGACGGATGATCGAGCAGCGCCTGATACATGGTAGGCACGCCGGGCAGCGACGTCGCCCTGGTCCGCTGGACCGCCGACAGCACCTGCGCCGCGTCGAAGCGCGGCAGCATCACCATTTCCCCGCCCTTCACCACCGTCCGGTTGAGCGTGCAGGTATTGGCGAAGACGTGGAAGAAGGGCAGCACCGCGATGATGCGGTCCTCCTCATCGCCGCGCGGATCGATCACCTGCGCCTGCCGCGCGTTGGCGGTCAGATTCTGGTGCGTCAGCATCGCCCCCTTGGGCGTGCCGGTGGTGCCGCCGGTATATTGCAGCAGCGCGATGTCGTTGACCGGATCGATCTCCGCCACCACGCAGTCGCCCTTGTTCGCCATGAACCGGTCATAGCGGATCACGCGCGGATCGTTGGGCAGCGCCACGCTCTCGCTCGCCTTGAACAGGCGGAACAACAGCGACTTGACCGGCGACAGCACCTCCGCGACCGACCCGACGATCAGCGTTTCGAGCGTGCTGTGCTCCAGCACCTCCAGCGCGGTCGGCAGCAGCGCCTTGGCCGACAGGGTGAACAATATCCTGGTGCCGCTATCCTCGACCTGATGCTCCAGTTCGGCGGCGGTGTAGAGGGGGGAGAAGTTGACGACGATCGCGCCGGCCATCAGCGCGCCATAATAGGCCGCGACATAATGGGGGGTGTTGGGCAGATAGAGGCCGACCCGATCGCCCTTCTTCACGCCCATCGCCTGCAACCCGCAGGCGATGCGCCTGATCTGGCCGAACATCTCGCCATAGCTGAACTTGCGGCCCATGAAGTCGATCATATGGGCCTGCGGATGCGCGGTGGCGCTGTTCGTCACCATCTGTCCCATCGACAGCGGCGGGAAGGTCTGATCCCACGCGGTGGGATGACGATATCTATCCTTCAGGATATTTTCTATGCTCTCCATGGCCCGAAGTGTATGGCCATCACCTACTTTACGCAAGCGTCAACCAACGGAAAAAGGGCCGCGCCGAAAGCCGGCACGGCCCCTAA
This genomic stretch from Sphingobium sp. BYY-5 harbors:
- a CDS encoding long-chain fatty acid--CoA ligase translates to MESIENILKDRYRHPTAWDQTFPPLSMGQMVTNSATAHPQAHMIDFMGRKFSYGEMFGQIRRIACGLQAMGVKKGDRVGLYLPNTPHYVAAYYGALMAGAIVVNFSPLYTAAELEHQVEDSGTRILFTLSAKALLPTALEVLEHSTLETLIVGSVAEVLSPVKSLLFRLFKASESVALPNDPRVIRYDRFMANKGDCVVAEIDPVNDIALLQYTGGTTGTPKGAMLTHQNLTANARQAQVIDPRGDEEDRIIAVLPFFHVFANTCTLNRTVVKGGEMVMLPRFDAAQVLSAVQRTRATSLPGVPTMYQALLDHPSIRNVDFSSLRACISGGAPLPLELKQRFEAATGARLIEGYGLTETSPIVCTNPYEGLNKSGTVGQPVPGTRVKLVDREDPTRPPPEGEPGELLFAGPQIMKGYWNRPDADAEVFIGEFIRTGDVGIIDEDGYVKIVDRLKDMIAVGGFKVFPSQVESILYHHPAVKEALVIGVPDRYRGEQPKAFVTLNEGAEIDGPGLKDWLNPQLGKHERVCEVEVRLNLPKTLVGKLSRKELVAEERAKAEAAAKEAGTAA